Within the Medicago truncatula cultivar Jemalong A17 chromosome 4, MtrunA17r5.0-ANR, whole genome shotgun sequence genome, the region atattttttgatgaaaggggccaaaattgctattttttttaatatggagCCAAAActacaacattttaaaacatagGGGACGAAAAGTGCAATCTAACCTTAAaaattttgaggaaaaaaaagatgaaaggAAGATGATTCGACGGAGAGATAGGCAAGGATAGGAAGCTTGTGCAGACAGATTCGACTAACTTGTAAAGAGTATGATGAAAACAGGTTAGATCTAGTGTATTTTCAATTGAGATCTACAATTTTTGGAAGATTAGTGAGTTGTAGGATTTGATTAGAGAGAATAAAGTGAGAACAAATCAAAGTTTATCAATCTGGGTAGGGAGAAAGCAAACGGCGCTAGAAAAAGCCAAAAGCTGATGAGAAAAGTAGAGTTATCTTCCCTAGTAAATTGTTTATGCATTTATGTTTCAATTGGCTTTCCtagtaaattattattattatttctaattGACATAGGGAACACGTGAAGCCTTTACCTCGTAAATTATCACCtagtaaaattttattatatgaattgTAAATATTTTACCTAGTaaatatttgagtttttctatttacacccatGTTTTTCTGGAtacacccaattttttttaaattttttttataataccaaaattgcccttttatataaattttcttaaaaccctaattttattcattgtcagtgagtttcaccctctttcatcCCACAAACCGattgatcaaacaatttgatgttcaatatcaatccaatctccataaaaattaaatagtgaatcaaaatatttttcatctatactcaattggatataagtaagtgaatttcttcttctatttgctggtttcaatttttttccttcaactgcaatgatgcactgtacgattgcggttttaatttacattggcaaggttaacttaaattcagtttaagtagggtaaacttagtttacatgaacctacttaaactgagtttacatgaacctacttaaattgagttaacatgaacctacttaaactgagtttagatgaacctacttaaactgactttacatgaacctacttaaactgagtttacaaaatcgcagaactgtgaatcgcagaacaaggaaaacacaaaatcagaactgagaacccataataagaaaaacacaatcgattgaagaacaacacttgataacctgatttgcttcgaattttctttgaaatcatgaatggacgtgagaaagtatggttttgaaaatcttcgcagaacacaatcgatcgattggagaatcatggttttggaagaagggttttggggtgtaaccaaaaaagaaggaataagctttttgaaaatcaaattttatgaaagggtaattttgtcgttttggggtgcaaccatgattaactaggatgcaagtagaaaaactctaaaTATTTTTgctaacttctttaaaaaaaatatatttttgctaACTATTTATTGTAAAtatgtttaaatttaaaaaacgaatttgtttaatgatgtttttgatatttatttaaacatcatgggtttttaagaattttttaggGATCGAGTAATCCGGTTTAATAcctatataaatttttatagaaGCCGAGTTATACGATCGAGTAATCCGATTTCATCCAGTTCAGTCATGCAGTTCAACCAGTGATCTAGTGGTTCCACCAATGACTCAGTGACCTTACCGAGTCGACGACCGtcggtttttaaaactatgctttAACTTAACGAATGCTCTAAGGACAATGGTTAGCAATCTCCTTAAACTTTTTATCATGTGTAAATTTGCATATGATAGAGAAATCCTTATATTTATATCATCTCACATAAttgtatactccctccggtcacatttataagcaaaaaataattttttaagtacattaaataattaatgtatctaacatataaatgtgaccgatacattaattatttaatgaatctaaaatgtttttttgcttGTAAATGTGACCGGAGAAAGGATTTAATATCTTCTTGAGCTAGATGCATCACTTCAATTGTCTCAAGTAATTATTATAACAATACTATCTCATATTACCGTATTAATGTATTCAATGTcttctaaattatttgtttaaagaGTGTTTATAGATTGAGAATTTTGTTGGACTGAAATTGACTTAAGTGGATGATTTTTAGCATTCACATGTGTCTAGATGTTTAGTAAATATCAGACAATCATGATTTGTGATCAAtatcttttttatattataaaataaaaattaaacatgtttttttctcaggctttaattattattttgatatatttatgtaaaaagtGAGTTAAACATCTTTTGACTCAAGCTAAAAATCCTTATGGTTCATTtattatagtttaattttttaaaaagatttttgcattatttcttattttgttataacttgtttgaaggagattttttttaagataaaggttcaaataaaaaataaaaaatctcataaaagcGTAAAAAAGTTGAGAATAAAAAATAGGCAGCGCAAGCAAAGGCATTAGGGTTGATCGATTCGGTTAGAAGAGAAGAATTTGGTGTTCCAAATTGGAACCTATCGTTGTCGTAGCTATGGATTCTCTGCTAGCAAACTACGCCTCTtcagatgaagaagatgaataccaacaacaacaacaacaacaaccaatcccATCCAAAACGacgtcttcttcttcttcttcctctctcttttCTATTCTCCCTCAACctaaatcatcatcttcttcctcttccctCTTCAATTCCCTCCCCCCTCCCAAACAACAACCCTCTTCCGATACTCCTATCGACGCACCCTCCAATTTCACCCAAATTTCTTCCCTTCCTAAACCTAAATCCCAAATTCACCAACAACCACCCAAAAGGGTCGTTCAATTCAAACCCCCAATTATTCCATTACCAAAACCCACCCAACTCGAAGATGAAGATGACGAAGAGGAAcgaaatagaagaagaaagatggaatcTTCTATTCAAACTCCATCTGTCAAATCGTTTTTATCCACCATTCCAGCACCTAGAAATTCTTCCACTCTTGGTGTTCAATCAAGCTCTGGTTCTGGAAGAAGATCCATCCTTGAAACTAGTACACCGGCACCCGAGACAAGCTCCGGTGGTGGTTCTGCCTCCGCTGCCGTGGAGAGCAATGTTCCTGTTGAGCAAAATACTGGGGATTATGAGAATTACCAATATGCCACTGATCAGTATGATAGTTATGGGAATTACCAATATTCTGCGGATCAGTATGATGGTTCCGGTGCTAGCACGGGTACAGCTTCTAATAGTGATGGATATGCAAGTTACGGTGGTGCTTATGAGGATTATGGGCAGTATGGGAATAATTGGGTTGATAGGTCGGGAGCGGCAACCGTGGTGCAGCCAGAGCCTTCTGGGATTAGTGAGAGTATGTTGAAGTTTACTGGGAAGAGAGGTAGGAAGGACGTTCCTGTGGAAGTGATCGAGGTGAAGCAAGATGAGCTGATTAAGAACAGACCAAGAGAAGATCAATCCAAGCTAACTGGGTTAGCTTTTGGACCTTCTTACCAGGTATTGTTTAGTTTTGTtgtctttttagtttttatttttttttatttttatggttgatGTACATATATATCTTACAAGAAATATACTCACTTTATAATGGATGAACCGACAAAACAAAACCTTGAATGAAATAATTAGAGAGGAAGTTGAAAACTAACTAGTTTAGAAAAGATGATAGAGTCTTGTCGTAGATGAATAGGATTTATGCGGACTGTGGAGAACATGTATAAAATTAGCATAAGGAGGTTAGACCAAATGGAAGATAGTCTAATAATCTGAGGTAGTGGAAAATTACGGCTAAATCATTAAAAAGCATTTGGAGTTACATTATTAGTCAATTTTCTTTATACATGATTGTTCCATGTAGCTGACTCCACCTAGTAAGAAAAGATTTTGGCTATTGttattgcttctttttttttttttttgccgaTGATTTTGTGTGTGCCtgtgagttattttttttttcttctgatggTGATGTTGTGTGTGTGTCACTCTGTCTTTACATATTATGGTTTTTACTGTGCTAGCCTTTGAATGTATGTTTGTGTTAGATTTATGTGGTAGTACGATAAGGTATGTGCCTTTTAATAAATCGCACATGTATGTGTTGGTTGAGTTGGCAAATGTGACTAAACAAGAACATGGTCTGAAATGATTTGTGAGCCTTGTTAAATCTTACCATATGTGAAAGTACGTTCAAACAGTATAGGAGATCTAACAAACTCAATATATGGCGGATTTTTTGGCTATCAGTTGGAGTGTATTCaacaaaaattgtaaaacaCCGCTTATTAAGGAAAACTTAACTCCCTTGTTAGTTGTTGCAGCTGTTAAGCCCCTTTTATAGCACAGCAGCTAAATGTAAAAGAAATCCTAAATTGCATGATAGATTTAGTTATAGCTAGATAGAAATAATTGagtcaaaacaaattaaaaagcacaaaataaaatgcaaaataacACTGGTTTGAGACCCAAACTTAAGTTGGATGAATGAACAATACCCATCGAGCAATAGTCCAAATAGCAATCAATGGAGATGTGTAAAGAAAAGGTGCATATGCTTACATTAGTTCCTGAAGCAGTGGTTAGGGATGAATGGCTGAATGCAGGGTAGAAGGCTTCAAATATGGCGTCGTACATTTTTGTTAACAGAAATGGAATTTCATGGCTTAAAGATTTTGAAATAGACAGTGTCATTGTTGTGATTGTAATTTGGTGGTCACCAGTTCTGATCCTCCTTAGTTGTTCCTGGAGGCAGTTAAGCGTTGGGTACTCTATCTTGGTTTAGTTTAGCGCATATGTATGGTAGAccttaacaattttgatatgcTATCACATTTGGCTGGTGCGTAACACAATGGTCAGGAAGCTAAGGGTGAAGCCACACACTATATGTTGAGGGGTTAGCATCTGGTAGGAAACACAGTGGTGCTGGAAATCTTTATGTTTCCCGTCTCCAATCCTCCTAGCCACTAAGACAATAGGCAAAAGGAAAtagaatattaatttttcagcAGAAGGTGCAAGGGTTGAATTTGAGTCCATTAATTATTCTTGAGCATTAGAATTCTGGATGTCTGATTAATTAACCTCTGttcaaattctttttaaaaatgcaAAACTGAATTTGGAGATGGAGGAGTTCCCTCTTCAGCAAGTGTTGGAAATTACTGATAATGTGACCCTTTTAGTTGGAGAGTGAGTATCAGTGAGATGGTCTAGGATCAATGCTCTTGTTGAATTGATGGTTTCATGATCTATCTTTGAATTTTTACATAATGGAATTTGACAGTTTTATGATCTATCTTTGAATCATTACACAATGGAATTTGACAATTTTATGATATATCTTTGAATTAATGCACAGCAGAGCATTTTTGCGTACGTTAATTAATCGATGTAAGTGTAACTGATATCATCTAGTAGGAATAAACATGGCTGTTGTTGTCATGTCTGTCTATACACTAAAcctgcttttatttttaaacgtTTATGTGTGTTGCCATATTTTGGATGCCTATGCAACAACAAAGGAAATCTTTTAAACAGCTGTAAGCTTGAGTCCTCTTACAACAGTCAAAAGAATTATGCTATAATATTGTTGGACTGTTCTACTGTAACTATCCCTATATACGATAATATTGCCATTACAAAATTATCAACATGTGTCGATTTAAGTGGAAGGTGCTTAACTTACTTTAAGTATGTGTTCTTCAGTTTGATTCTTGAACCATatgcatgcaaaaaaaaaaaaactatgtgaGGTGTCTTAGTGGCTGAATGTAATCTGGATGATCAGCCTCTCGCCTGCCAATTGGGAGTACGGATGTTAATTTCATCCTTAAATGTGGATCCACGCGGGGACTGCCCTGTTTGGGGATCCACAGCCGGGGAATTTTCCCCATGGGGATGGGGATGAGGGAGAAAGTCCCCCTGGGGGTGGTGCGGGGATGGGGACGGGGATTATACCCTCCGCCCTGTGGGCACGCGTCCCCGAACAATTCActataatacattttttatttgcgTAATAAACACATTTCTTGTTACATTTATTGATCTTTTCAAACAATatatgtagaatttttttttacatattactataatgttttatattaaatttgtttaatggttaaactttaattttttttaccaactaACTGTTActgttgacaaaaaaataaaaggttgatgatttatttttcatagACAAAACCTAGCAGTATTATGTGATGTCACCATAAAACTCAAATCTTCAAGAGGAGATTTTGGTTAGTCGACTGTCACTAGCAATTGTACAGCTCCTGTAATTTTTCTTCTCCCCCGAAGAGTATGTTCATATTGTTATTTTGTAtttatcaaatttcttttctattgTAGCCTGTTTCGGCAAAGGGAAAGCCTTCAAAGCTGCTTAAGAGGAAGCATCAAATTGGTTCATTGTACTTTGATatgaaacaaaatgaaatgaagCTTGCGGAACGACGTGCAAAGGGCATGCTTACCAAGGCTGAAACTCAAGCGAAATATGGATGGTGATGTAGGGGATGATGGCATGATGCTGTAATTTTATGAACTTCCATTGTAACATGATTTATTAAGATAGCTTTCAAATGTAGCAGCAGCCCTTGTGTTTTACTGTTCTGTATGTATAAATTTACAgattctctctgtttttttctttgatgaCTGATCTGATTCACTCTGTTTTTCAGTGCAAAGGGTgagattataatatattatttactgTGGATTTTTGTACGTAGAGTTTATTCCTTGTGATGaataaaatcacatttctttcttttgaatcaGCTTTAGAGGTCAGGTTTATGGATATGATTATTACCATTTACTCTTCGAACCTTGCATTTTGTTGGGCGTAAAAAATAGTACGCATTCAATAAGTTGACCAAATTTCGTATTATAAAGTTTGTCTAACTCGAATAAGAGTCCCTTTACCATTTCTGGCTCCTTTATAAGCCTTGGTTGTTTGTTCATTTTCATATTCTGCGATGAAATCAAAATGCTCTGGAGTAGAAAGGGCGTAACTGTTACGCAGTTTTTAAAAGTGGATATGGCAAAGggtgtccaaaaaaaaactgataTACCAAGATATATTCGATGGCAACATGTGTAAATTTTGATAACAATCGTTCCCTTGTCTAAAGTGATTAGTAGTCGCGTCTAATGTGAAGCTCCAAGCTATTTACttcaacaatatttttcttccaacttttttgggtttgataaaaatatatataataaacttCACGCTATTTGTCCTACAAATAGAGTTGGAGACTAAAAGACTTtagagacatttttttttttgtggtgattggAGTTCGAACCTTAGACCTTATATACATATTAAGTTTTGCTGCTATTAGCATACATGATAGATTTAAttacactttgttttttaaatagaatGGAATAGCCATATAAGTGTATACACACACATTGAaagataaaatcataaaaaacataTAAGGAGTGATGTGGTACATATAATAAGTTGATGTTGTAATAGCAAAAGAGTATTGTGTGTCCAAAtatgttgaaaaagaaaacactacATATAATAGAAGCAAGCAACACGTGGTGTGCTTTTTTTTAAGAGgggtgttatttgaacaactatttgattgacaatttttaggacaatcataatttacaaagaaaaagtttgtatttgcacgaaaaccaaagcaatagagataaagtaaaaagtaatgtgagtatgagagagaaagttgtcataaaatagatgtttaaatatcatttctttttttctaaTGGAAATGACATCGTTTTTCATTCTTGATTTGTTAATGTTAATAATTTAACTTATTCAAATGTACCAACGTCATTGACATGGTTGAGAGATAATTAAATCTCTTGAATATATACCTTCTAATATTAATAAAAGATTAATACGTTTTCACAAGTCAGCTGATGTGAATTATGTGAAGgggacaagaaaaaaaaataaaggagatAATAAAAGGGGGGAAATAGAGTTGTGATGTGTGACATGATCAcaagagggagagagaaaaaaaggaaaatgatcgATAGACACCATATGAAGGTATATACATTGAGagataaaaacatatataagaAGTGACGTGACCATGTAATAACAAAAcagatataaaaataaaatgaagtgttgaagagtattaaatatcattgttgaaaaagaaaacactaaATATAAAAGAAGCAAGCAACACATGATGCGTTTTTTTCTAATGGAAATGACATCGTTTTTCATTCTTGATTTGTTAATGTTAATAATTTAACTTATTCAAATGTACCAACGTCATTGACATGGTTGAGAGATAATTAAATCTCTTGAATATATACCTTCTAATATTAATAAAAGATTAATACGTTTTCACAAGTCAGCTGATGTGAATTATGTGAAGgggacaagaaaaaaaaataaaggagatAATAAAAGGGGGGAAATAGAGTTGTGATGTGTGACATGATCAcaagagggagagagaaaaaaaaggaaaatgatcgATAGACACCATATGAAGGTATATACATTGAGagataaaaacatatataagaAGTGACGTGACCATGTAATAACAAaagagatataaaaataaaatgaagtgttgaagagtattaaatatcattgttgaaaaagaaaacactaaATATAAAAGAAGCAAGCAACACATGATGCGTTTTTTTCTAATGGAAATGACATCGTTTTTCATTCTAGATTTGTTAATGTTAATAATTTAACTTATTCAAATATATGCACCATCATGAACATGGTTAAGAGATAATCAAATATCTTGAATATATATGGTTTACGCTTCAATCTCATCTCATGTTGGTACATACAAAAGATTGAACGTTAAAAACACtctatttttaccatttttttaacattcacttttttattgggtaAAACTATTATAAGTTCTTGATTGTAGAGAGTATCTTTAGCATTTTTCGAAGATATTATTTGTTAGGAATTGTTAGTGTGATAATACATCTTTAAGTAGACcattatttttgtccctaaaagCGACACTCGCCGTCTCACATATCCATGAAAGTGTCATTTCATCAGCTTCTAGTTAAAAACAATCTAAGCAATCCTTTGTCCCTAgttctttttcttcataattttattttggaaacGCTTAGGGTTTTCAGACTCAAGAGATTTGTGTATTAGTGTTCAtaacttgttttttctttttgtaattcTTTTCCGTTAACATGTCTAATGTCatgtcattttaaattttgatacatCACCACCTATGACATATACAAGGGCACTcgatttttgtttaaaatctaAGGCAtgaaaacattttctatttctcattttc harbors:
- the LOC11445794 gene encoding proline-rich protein PRCC → MDSLLANYASSDEEDEYQQQQQQQPIPSKTTSSSSSSSLFSILPQPKSSSSSSSLFNSLPPPKQQPSSDTPIDAPSNFTQISSLPKPKSQIHQQPPKRVVQFKPPIIPLPKPTQLEDEDDEEERNRRRKMESSIQTPSVKSFLSTIPAPRNSSTLGVQSSSGSGRRSILETSTPAPETSSGGGSASAAVESNVPVEQNTGDYENYQYATDQYDSYGNYQYSADQYDGSGASTGTASNSDGYASYGGAYEDYGQYGNNWVDRSGAATVVQPEPSGISESMLKFTGKRGRKDVPVEVIEVKQDELIKNRPREDQSKLTGLAFGPSYQPVSAKGKPSKLLKRKHQIGSLYFDMKQNEMKLAERRAKGMLTKAETQAKYGW